In Acidimicrobiales bacterium, one DNA window encodes the following:
- the tsaB gene encoding tRNA (adenosine(37)-N6)-threonylcarbamoyltransferase complex dimerization subunit type 1 TsaB, protein MRVLAIETATEEVGVGLGVDGTLAASVAVRSGHRHTEALHPAVEAVLREGGLRPADLDAIAVDVGPGLFTGLRAGIAAAKALGFALGVRLVPVTSTAVLAHAAACAEAAVVPVVDLRRRSLAFSLPGEEDEPRLGPLEDLVAALRELGDVVLVGDGALRRREELAAALAARRGSLAFAGRELAAPPVVALAELGEHRATQGALVDPAAVVPCYLREPDARANFATRAGASV, encoded by the coding sequence GTGAGGGTGCTCGCCATCGAGACGGCGACCGAGGAGGTCGGCGTCGGCCTCGGCGTCGACGGGACGCTCGCCGCGTCCGTCGCCGTGCGCTCGGGGCACCGCCACACCGAGGCGCTGCACCCCGCCGTCGAGGCGGTGCTCCGGGAGGGCGGGCTGCGCCCCGCCGACCTCGACGCCATCGCCGTCGACGTCGGGCCCGGGCTGTTCACGGGCCTTCGCGCCGGGATCGCCGCGGCGAAGGCGCTCGGCTTCGCCCTCGGCGTGCGCCTCGTGCCGGTGACGAGCACCGCCGTGCTCGCGCACGCGGCGGCCTGCGCCGAAGCCGCCGTCGTCCCCGTCGTCGACCTGCGGCGCCGGTCGCTCGCCTTCAGCCTGCCGGGGGAGGAGGACGAGCCACGCCTCGGGCCGCTCGAGGACCTCGTCGCCGCGCTGCGCGAGCTCGGCGACGTCGTGCTCGTCGGCGACGGGGCGCTTCGCCGGCGCGAGGAGCTGGCCGCCGCGCTCGCCGCTCGTCGGGGGTCGCTCGCCTTCGCGGGCCGCGAGCTGGCGGCGCCGCCGGTCGTCGCGCTCGCCGAGCTCGGCGAGCACCGGGCCACGCAGGGCGCGCTCGTCGACCCGGCGGCGGTGGTCCCCTGCTACCTGCGCGAGCCGGACGCCCGGGCGAACTTCGCGACGCGCGCCGGCGCGAGCGTCTGA
- a CDS encoding holo-ACP synthase, whose amino-acid sequence MRRAQAGVLGIGLDAVEVERFRSALERRPELARRLFTAGELAACAPRRDPVPGLAARFCAKEAAMKALGVGLGAFGFHDVEVVRTASGRPELAVTGRARERAAALGARRLTVSLTHTARLASAVVLASGG is encoded by the coding sequence ATGAGGCGCGCGCAGGCAGGCGTCCTCGGCATCGGGCTCGACGCCGTCGAGGTGGAACGCTTCCGTTCCGCCCTCGAGCGGCGCCCCGAGCTCGCCCGGCGCCTGTTCACCGCCGGCGAGCTCGCGGCCTGCGCGCCCCGGCGGGACCCGGTGCCGGGCCTCGCGGCGCGCTTTTGCGCGAAGGAGGCGGCGATGAAGGCGCTCGGGGTGGGGCTCGGCGCGTTCGGCTTCCACGACGTCGAGGTGGTCCGCACGGCCTCGGGCCGGCCCGAGCTGGCGGTGACCGGCCGGGCCCGCGAGCGCGCCGCCGCGCTCGGGGCTCGCCGGCTCACGGTCTCGCTCACCCACACGGCCCGCCTCGCCTCGGCGGTCGTCCTCGCGTCCGGGGGCTGA
- the glmS gene encoding glutamine--fructose-6-phosphate transaminase (isomerizing), translating to MCGIIGATGAGEPFGVIAAGLAALEYRGYDSAGLAVVDAEHGRLFRVRAAERARSLERLELARASAPAAGAAIGHTRWATHGPPTEENAHPHLDCTGRVAIVHNGIIENHRELAAELEARGHARASATDSEVLAHLLEEEIGEGRCLGEALRRAAGRLRGDFAVAAISTSEPDCIVATRSSAPLIVGLTDSLGLVASDVAALLATTRRLYALGDGEVATIRPGSLEVVGPDGAPVVPVPLAVDWDVAAARKGGYPDFMSKEMHEQPLALAETLLGRVGPAGETELEELELREADLASLRRVVFVACGSSFHAGLVARQAVEAWARLPAEADIASEFRYREPVLEPGTLVVAISQSGETADTLHAVREARRRGAAVLALTNVVGSVMAREADGALYTRAGPEVGVASTKCHLAQLALLEAFALHLARVRGALGGERLRSIARALRALPDAVAASLARAADYEAVARRFAGVEDFYFLGRRAGLPVALEGALKLKELAYVRAEAYPAGEMKHGPISLIEPGAVVVVVATRSALWEKLMSNVAEMQARGATVVAVAEEGDAETARRVDAVLEVPAVCELCSPVVDVVPLQFFAYTIARARGNDVDRPRNLAKVVTVE from the coding sequence GTGTGCGGCATCATCGGGGCGACCGGGGCGGGCGAGCCCTTCGGGGTCATCGCCGCCGGGCTCGCCGCCCTCGAGTACCGCGGCTACGACTCCGCCGGGCTCGCGGTCGTCGACGCCGAGCACGGGCGCCTGTTTCGCGTCCGGGCGGCGGAGCGTGCCCGCTCCCTCGAGCGCCTCGAGCTCGCCCGCGCCTCGGCGCCGGCGGCCGGCGCCGCGATCGGCCACACGCGCTGGGCGACGCACGGGCCGCCGACCGAGGAGAACGCGCACCCGCACCTCGACTGCACCGGCCGGGTGGCCATCGTGCACAACGGGATCATCGAGAACCACCGCGAGCTCGCCGCCGAGCTCGAGGCCCGCGGGCACGCGCGGGCGTCGGCGACCGACTCGGAGGTCCTCGCGCACCTCCTCGAGGAGGAGATCGGCGAGGGCCGCTGCCTCGGCGAGGCGCTGCGCCGGGCGGCCGGTCGCCTGCGCGGGGACTTCGCCGTCGCCGCGATCTCGACGAGCGAGCCGGACTGCATCGTCGCGACGCGCTCGAGCGCGCCGCTCATCGTCGGGCTCACCGACTCGCTCGGGCTCGTCGCGTCCGACGTCGCCGCGCTCCTCGCCACGACGCGGCGCCTCTACGCGCTCGGGGACGGCGAGGTGGCGACGATTCGGCCCGGCTCGCTCGAGGTCGTCGGCCCCGACGGCGCGCCCGTCGTCCCGGTGCCGCTCGCCGTCGACTGGGACGTCGCCGCGGCGCGAAAGGGCGGCTACCCGGACTTCATGTCGAAGGAGATGCACGAGCAGCCGCTCGCGCTCGCCGAGACGCTCCTCGGGAGGGTGGGCCCGGCCGGCGAGACCGAGCTCGAGGAGCTCGAGCTGCGCGAGGCGGACCTCGCCTCGCTGCGGCGCGTCGTCTTCGTCGCGTGCGGCTCGAGCTTCCACGCCGGCCTCGTCGCCCGCCAGGCCGTGGAGGCCTGGGCGCGGCTGCCGGCCGAGGCGGACATCGCGAGCGAGTTCCGCTACCGCGAGCCGGTCCTCGAGCCGGGCACCCTCGTCGTCGCGATCAGCCAGTCCGGCGAGACCGCCGACACCTTGCACGCCGTGCGCGAGGCGCGTCGGCGCGGCGCAGCGGTCCTCGCGCTGACGAACGTCGTCGGCTCGGTGATGGCCCGCGAGGCGGACGGCGCGCTCTACACGCGTGCGGGACCCGAGGTCGGCGTCGCCTCGACGAAGTGCCACCTCGCCCAGCTCGCCCTGCTCGAGGCGTTCGCCCTCCACCTCGCGCGCGTGCGCGGGGCGCTCGGCGGCGAGCGGCTCCGCTCGATCGCACGTGCGTTGCGCGCCCTGCCCGACGCCGTCGCCGCCTCGCTCGCGCGCGCCGCCGACTACGAGGCCGTGGCGCGGCGCTTCGCCGGGGTGGAGGACTTCTACTTCCTCGGGCGACGCGCCGGCCTGCCGGTCGCCCTCGAGGGGGCGCTCAAGCTGAAGGAGCTCGCCTACGTGCGCGCCGAGGCGTACCCGGCGGGGGAGATGAAGCACGGGCCGATCTCGCTCATCGAGCCGGGGGCGGTCGTCGTCGTCGTCGCGACGCGCTCGGCCCTCTGGGAGAAGCTGATGTCGAACGTCGCCGAGATGCAGGCGCGCGGTGCCACGGTCGTCGCCGTCGCCGAGGAGGGCGACGCCGAGACGGCCCGTCGCGTCGACGCCGTCTTGGAGGTCCCGGCGGTCTGCGAGCTGTGCTCGCCCGTCGTCGACGTCGTCCCGCTCCAGTTCTTCGCGTACACGATCGCGCGCGCGCGCGGCAACGACGTCGACCGGCCGCGGAACCTGGCGAAGGTCGTCACCGTCGAATGA
- a CDS encoding NAD(P)H-hydrate dehydratase, whose protein sequence is MQPLLTAAEMAAADERARAEVGLETLVERAGRAVATEAIGLLGGAYGRRVVVLAGRGHNGDDGRVAAAWLRRRGAQVLVVPLAEAPAQLPACDLVVDAALGTGFRGTFDAPAAPPGAAVLAVDLPSGVAADTGEACGRPLRADLTCTLAALKPGLVLGEGRALAGRVRLHRIGIDVGTPAQHLVGDEDLAWLPARGLESHKWQSALYLLAGSPAMAGAAALAASGAARAGSGMVRVGTPGSLGPAPVAEAVARPLPAEGFASDVLAELGRCRVLVAGPGLGTAPATRAELREVLRGASLPLVLDADALNLLGTAEEAAELLAAAGDPARAVLTPHDGEYARLEGAPPGPDRLAAARRLARRTGAVVLVKGSTTVVAHPLGEALVVTAGSARLATAGTGDVLAGMIGAFVARGLPPLRAAALAAHVHGRAASAGLAEGLVASDLPALVAAHLSGRGGG, encoded by the coding sequence GTGCAGCCCCTCCTCACCGCCGCGGAGATGGCCGCCGCCGACGAGCGGGCGCGCGCCGAGGTCGGCCTCGAGACGCTCGTCGAGCGCGCCGGGCGTGCGGTCGCCACCGAGGCGATCGGGCTCCTCGGCGGCGCCTACGGTCGGCGCGTCGTCGTGCTCGCGGGCCGGGGCCACAACGGCGACGACGGACGCGTCGCCGCCGCCTGGCTGCGCCGGCGCGGCGCGCAGGTGCTCGTCGTGCCCCTCGCCGAGGCGCCCGCCCAGCTGCCCGCGTGCGACCTCGTCGTCGACGCCGCGCTCGGCACGGGGTTCAGGGGAACCTTCGACGCCCCGGCGGCCCCGCCGGGGGCCGCCGTGCTCGCCGTCGACCTCCCCTCGGGCGTCGCCGCCGACACCGGCGAGGCCTGCGGGCGGCCGCTGCGAGCCGACCTCACCTGCACGCTCGCGGCCCTCAAGCCCGGCCTCGTCCTCGGGGAGGGGCGGGCGCTCGCGGGCAGGGTACGCCTCCACCGCATCGGGATCGACGTCGGCACGCCGGCCCAGCACCTCGTGGGCGACGAGGACCTGGCCTGGCTCCCGGCCCGCGGCCTCGAGAGCCACAAGTGGCAGAGCGCGCTCTACCTCCTCGCCGGCTCGCCCGCGATGGCCGGCGCCGCCGCCCTCGCCGCGTCGGGGGCGGCGCGGGCCGGCTCGGGGATGGTGCGCGTCGGCACCCCGGGCTCGCTCGGACCGGCACCGGTCGCCGAGGCGGTCGCCCGTCCGCTGCCGGCGGAGGGCTTCGCCAGCGACGTCCTCGCCGAGCTCGGGCGCTGCCGGGTCCTCGTCGCCGGCCCGGGGCTCGGCACCGCACCGGCGACGCGCGCCGAGCTGCGGGAGGTCCTGCGCGGCGCGAGCCTGCCGCTCGTGCTCGACGCCGACGCGCTCAACCTGCTCGGCACGGCCGAGGAGGCGGCCGAGCTCCTCGCCGCGGCCGGGGACCCCGCCCGCGCCGTGCTCACCCCCCACGACGGGGAGTACGCGCGCCTCGAGGGCGCGCCGCCCGGGCCGGACCGCCTCGCCGCGGCGCGCCGCCTCGCCCGGCGCACCGGCGCCGTCGTGCTCGTGAAGGGCAGCACGACCGTCGTCGCCCACCCGCTCGGCGAGGCCCTCGTCGTCACGGCCGGCTCGGCGCGCCTCGCGACGGCGGGGACCGGGGACGTCCTCGCGGGGATGATCGGCGCCTTCGTGGCGCGCGGGCTCCCGCCGCTTCGCGCCGCCGCGCTCGCCGCGCACGTCCACGGGCGCGCCGCGTCCGCCGGCCTCGCCGAGGGCCTCGTCGCGTCGGACCTGCCGGCGCTCGTCGCCGCCCACCTGAGCGGACGCGGCGGTGGCTGA
- the rimI gene encoding ribosomal protein S18-alanine N-acetyltransferase, with the protein MLRRRRAVAPPAPPGEVSIAAMRRRHVRAVVAIEERIFPRPWSAALYLSELAAPKGRAYYVALAGGAVVGYAGAMLVGDEAHVTTIGVAPEWQRRRVGTRLLARLLRDARRAGARSATLEVRMSNTGAQELYRRFGFAPAGIRKNYYAEVGEDALVMWAHDVDSDAYGERLEAIERALAAAQEEAQR; encoded by the coding sequence ATGCTGCGCCGCCGCCGGGCCGTCGCGCCCCCGGCGCCGCCGGGCGAGGTGTCCATCGCCGCGATGCGACGACGGCACGTGCGCGCCGTCGTGGCGATCGAGGAGCGGATCTTCCCCCGGCCGTGGTCCGCCGCGCTGTACCTGAGCGAGCTCGCCGCACCGAAGGGGCGCGCCTACTACGTCGCCCTCGCCGGCGGGGCGGTCGTCGGCTACGCGGGGGCGATGCTCGTCGGGGACGAGGCGCACGTGACGACGATCGGCGTGGCGCCCGAGTGGCAGCGCCGGCGAGTCGGGACGCGGCTGCTCGCGCGCCTGCTTCGCGACGCGCGCCGAGCCGGGGCGCGCTCGGCGACCCTCGAGGTCCGGATGTCCAACACCGGCGCCCAGGAGCTGTACCGACGGTTCGGCTTCGCACCGGCGGGGATCCGCAAGAACTACTACGCCGAGGTCGGGGAGGACGCGCTCGTCATGTGGGCGCACGACGTCGACTCCGACGCCTACGGCGAGCGCCTGGAGGCGATCGAGCGCGCCCTCGCCGCGGCGCAGGAGGAGGCGCAGCGCTGA
- the tsaE gene encoding tRNA (adenosine(37)-N6)-threonylcarbamoyltransferase complex ATPase subunit type 1 TsaE, with protein MGPHARLTLRCRDAAETAAFGGLLALVVEVGDVVLLSGELGAGKTTLVSGLVAALGGGAATSPTFTLCHRYDTAPVVWHADCWRLADAAEAADLALDEALEEGVVVVEWGELVAPVLGASALRVDLAPVPGAPGERVVDCRGPAAWEARLERLRARCLERGLAIQAARAAP; from the coding sequence GTGGGGCCGCACGCCCGCCTCACCCTGCGCTGCCGCGACGCGGCGGAGACGGCCGCGTTCGGGGGCCTGCTCGCGCTCGTCGTGGAGGTCGGCGACGTCGTCCTGCTCTCGGGCGAGCTCGGCGCCGGCAAGACGACCCTCGTGAGCGGCCTCGTCGCCGCGCTCGGCGGGGGGGCGGCGACGAGCCCGACGTTCACCCTCTGCCACCGCTACGACACGGCGCCGGTCGTCTGGCACGCCGACTGCTGGCGGCTCGCCGATGCGGCGGAGGCAGCCGACCTCGCCCTCGACGAGGCCCTCGAGGAGGGCGTCGTCGTCGTCGAGTGGGGAGAGCTCGTCGCGCCCGTGCTCGGCGCGTCGGCGCTTCGCGTCGACCTGGCGCCCGTGCCGGGCGCGCCCGGCGAGCGGGTCGTCGACTGCCGGGGCCCCGCCGCCTGGGAAGCGCGCCTCGAGCGACTGCGCGCCCGGTGCCTCGAGCGCGGCCTCGCGATCCAGGCGGCGAGGGCGGCGCCGTGA
- the alr gene encoding alanine racemase has product MAERFRPAWVEVDLDALEANARRLAAHAAPAALCAVVKADAYGHGAVEAARALVAGGAAALAVALVEEGVALREAGIDRPVLVLAEPTAEAMVEAAARDLTLTVYRPEGVAAARSAARAARRTLRVHLKVDTGMHRLGADPGDVLELAAAVAAAPELELEGVYTHLATADAPDDPFTDYQLACFAALRAELKAAGLAPPVAHAANSAATIARRDAHLDWVRCGIACYGLAPSLELAEAVAAVGGLRPALSLKARVHLVRRLPAGSRPSYGRLQALATDSFVAVVPLGYYDGVPRALSRHGGEVLIGGRRRPIVGAVTMDQLLVDCGPAGDVAPGDEVVLLGRQGAEEVTAWEWAQRLSTIAYEVLCGIGPRVPRRALRSTGGGGR; this is encoded by the coding sequence GTGGCTGAGCGGTTCCGGCCCGCCTGGGTCGAGGTCGACCTCGACGCCCTCGAGGCGAACGCCCGGCGCCTCGCCGCCCACGCGGCACCAGCCGCCCTGTGCGCCGTCGTGAAGGCCGACGCCTACGGGCACGGCGCCGTCGAGGCCGCACGGGCCCTCGTCGCCGGCGGGGCGGCCGCGCTCGCCGTCGCGCTCGTCGAGGAGGGCGTCGCGCTGCGCGAGGCGGGGATAGACCGGCCCGTCCTCGTCCTCGCCGAGCCGACCGCCGAGGCGATGGTCGAGGCCGCGGCGCGCGACCTCACCCTCACCGTCTACCGGCCGGAGGGCGTCGCCGCCGCGCGCTCGGCGGCCCGGGCGGCTCGGCGCACGCTGCGCGTGCACCTCAAGGTCGACACGGGCATGCACCGGCTCGGGGCCGACCCGGGCGACGTCCTCGAGCTCGCCGCCGCCGTCGCCGCCGCGCCCGAGCTCGAGCTGGAGGGGGTCTACACGCACCTCGCGACGGCGGATGCCCCCGACGACCCGTTCACCGATTACCAGCTCGCCTGCTTCGCGGCGCTGCGCGCCGAGCTCAAGGCCGCCGGCCTGGCGCCGCCGGTCGCGCACGCGGCGAACTCGGCGGCGACGATCGCGCGCCGCGACGCCCACCTCGACTGGGTGCGCTGCGGCATCGCCTGCTACGGCCTCGCGCCGAGCCTGGAGCTCGCCGAGGCGGTCGCCGCCGTGGGCGGGCTGCGCCCGGCGCTCTCGCTCAAGGCCCGGGTCCACCTCGTGCGCCGCCTGCCGGCCGGCAGCCGACCGAGCTACGGGCGCCTCCAGGCGCTCGCGACGGACAGCTTCGTCGCGGTCGTGCCCCTCGGCTACTACGACGGCGTGCCCCGCGCGCTCTCCCGCCACGGCGGGGAGGTCCTGATCGGCGGGCGCCGGCGCCCGATCGTCGGGGCGGTGACGATGGACCAGCTCCTCGTCGACTGCGGCCCGGCGGGCGACGTCGCTCCCGGCGACGAGGTCGTGCTCCTCGGCCGCCAGGGCGCCGAGGAGGTGACCGCCTGGGAGTGGGCGCAGCGCCTGTCGACGATCGCCTACGAGGTGCTCTGCGGCATCGGGCCGCGCGTGCCGCGGCGCGCGCTGCGCTCGACCGGAGGCGGTGGCCGCTAG
- a CDS encoding uracil-DNA glycosylase encodes MAASMLAVSALAELERAALACTACPLAAGRTTVVFGTGDPSADLMLVGEAPGRDEDLVGEPFVGRSGRLLDRLLEEELGRSRAECYIANVVKCRPPGNRDPLPEEVAACRHFLDGQVAIVAPRVVVTLGNFAARTLLGTPDGVTRLRGRTYPFAGGVVVPTYHPAAALRGGGLVLAQMRADLVRAKRALAS; translated from the coding sequence GTGGCCGCTAGCATGCTCGCCGTGTCGGCGCTCGCCGAGCTCGAGCGCGCCGCCCTCGCGTGCACGGCCTGCCCGCTCGCCGCGGGCCGGACCACGGTCGTCTTCGGCACGGGGGACCCGTCGGCCGACCTGATGCTCGTCGGGGAGGCGCCCGGGCGCGACGAGGACCTCGTCGGCGAGCCCTTCGTCGGCCGCTCCGGGCGGCTCCTCGACCGCCTGCTCGAGGAGGAGCTCGGGCGCAGCCGCGCCGAGTGCTACATCGCGAACGTCGTGAAGTGCCGTCCCCCCGGCAATCGCGACCCGCTGCCCGAGGAGGTGGCGGCCTGCCGGCACTTCCTCGACGGCCAGGTGGCGATCGTCGCGCCCCGCGTCGTCGTCACCCTCGGCAACTTCGCGGCGCGCACGCTCCTCGGGACCCCGGACGGCGTCACCCGGCTGCGCGGCCGCACCTACCCCTTCGCCGGCGGCGTCGTCGTCCCGACCTACCACCCCGCCGCGGCGCTGCGCGGCGGCGGCCTCGTGCTCGCGCAGATGCGGGCCGACCTCGTGCGCGCGAAGCGCGCGCTCGCGTCCTGA